AAATAATATCGGAAATGCACGTTTTTCCGTGGAAGATACTTCTGCCTTTGAAGCTCAGGTGATTGAAAAGGCGATGGCGAACGCAGATGTTAAAGCAGGAGCTATTGCTAAGGCAGCTAAACGTAGCTTGGGTCAAGTAATCACAGTCAGCCAAATTGATGGCAATGTCACTCCGGTTTATTTTGAACAGAATCTAAAAATGGAAATGGCTGCAGCAGATGCTGGTGCAAGCACGTCCGTTCAACCGGGAGTAGTTAAAGTTACAACACAGCTGAGCGTGATGTATGAATTGAAATAGTAACAGAACTAGATGATTGCAGAGAGGAGAGGTGATCTTCCACTAGTAATAGTGGGGGACGCCTCTTTTTTTATGTGTGGCGTGCCCAGAGGCACGCATTATCTAGTTGGTGAAAGTCCAATCAAAGGAGGGGCCAAGCCACCTTTGTAGCTAGGATGCTTACGCATGGCGAAATCTGTGTGTAAAAGCGCATCGACAAAAGTACCGGTCAGAGACCGGGCGAGCAACAACCCAGGCCGCAACATGAAGTGAATCCTGCCGCGTCGTCAAAAAGGCCCTGCAAAGGGGAAGAGAGGCTGCCGAGTCTCGCGCATATAGACGAAGGCCAAGGAAGCTGTAAAGAACTTGGGTCAACAGTGAAGAATCCTCCGGCGTATAGGGAACGGCATGGGCTGAAAGATAATGCAGTGAACTGGGGAGACCCTCCCCTGCACGGATTTTTTTTTTTTTTTTTTTTTTTTTTTAGAACCCGTAAAGAGACATTCTATAAGCCTAAAAGGTGAAGTGAATGGTCTGCAGGAAGGGAGTCCGAGGGGCTCATAGTACCGAAGAACCTAAGGACAACATAACCTTAGGGAGGGAAGGAGCCCTGCTTTGTTTATACTTTTGGAGGAGGTACGAGTGAGTGAATGCCAAAGGGCTAACGACACCAAAGGAAAAAGTTCAACAACTCCAAGAAAAGCTAGGTCATGCGGCCAAGGAGAACAAAAAGCGTAAATTCCATGCGTTGTATGACAAGATTTATCGGTGGGATGTACTGTGTGAAGCGTGGAAACGAGTGAAAGCCAATAAGGGTGCCGCAGGAATAGATGCGGTGACGCTAGCAGATATTGAGGAACAAGGAGAAACACCGTTTCTCAAGGCATGTGAGCGAGAGCTCAAAGAAGGCAACTACCATCCACAACCTGTACGGAGACACTATATCCCGAAGAAAGACGGGAAGCAAAGGCCACTGGGTATACCCACCGTACGCGATCGAGTCATACAGATGGCAACCAAACTCGTGATTGAGCCCATCTTTGAAGCAGACTTTGAGGAAGTATCCTTCGGATTTCGTCCGAAACGAAGTGCTAAAGGTGCGTTGGATAGAATCCGAAAAGCCTGCAACCGTAAAGGAAATTGGGTAGTCGACGTCGATATCCAAGGCTACTTCGACAATATTAATCAAGAGAAGCTAATGAAATTGGTACAGATGCGTATCAATGACAGGCGGATACTTAAAATAATACGAAAGTGGCTGAGTGCAGGAGTTTTGGAAGAAGGAACGGTAAGACGTTCGGATTTAGGGACACCGCAAGGAGGAGTGATTTCACCGCTCCTTGCGAATATCTATCTAAATTACTTCGACCAACTCTGGGAGAAACACGGAAAAGGAATAGGAGAACTCACGAGGTATGCAGACGACTTTGTAGTGGTTTGCAAAACCAAAAAGGACGCAGAACATGCGTATAAGCTTATACGTACGATTATGGAACGTCTGGAGTTGACCCTACACCCGACCAAAACTCGCATTGTAGGATTGTGGACAGGAAACGAAGGATTCGATTTCTTAGGCATGCACCACCGGAAAACCAAAGCAGAAACATCCCAAGGTAAGGTGTACTACACCACGCAGCAGTGGCTAACACAGAAGGCAGAGGAACGTATTCGTGAGGTGGTCAAAGAAAGATTGGCACCGCCGAGCATGCGTTCAAGATCGTTCGAGGAACATGTAGAATGGCTCAATCCCAAGATTCAAGGATGGAGAAATTATTACTACACGAACTATAGCCAAAAGAAGTTAGCAAAACTAGACTGGTATATTTTGGGGCGGTTAACACGGTGGTATGCAAAGAAGAGACAACGCAAAAGATGGATAGGTTCATTATCTGAGGTTAAATATATCGCCTTACAACATGGACTTAAAACGCTATTGTAATCCGCACGCCCATGAATGACGAACATCGGAAAGCCGTATGAGGGAAAACCTCACGTACGGTTTGATGAGGAGGGGCTGAATTTATTCAGCCCTTTACTCTAGAAATATCTATAATTTTTTTTGATGATGAATACCTCACAAGAATTAGTACGTAAATCGGGCGTAGGTTTACCAA
The window above is part of the Paenibacillus sp. FSL K6-0276 genome. Proteins encoded here:
- the ltrA gene encoding group II intron reverse transcriptase/maturase, translated to MNAKGLTTPKEKVQQLQEKLGHAAKENKKRKFHALYDKIYRWDVLCEAWKRVKANKGAAGIDAVTLADIEEQGETPFLKACERELKEGNYHPQPVRRHYIPKKDGKQRPLGIPTVRDRVIQMATKLVIEPIFEADFEEVSFGFRPKRSAKGALDRIRKACNRKGNWVVDVDIQGYFDNINQEKLMKLVQMRINDRRILKIIRKWLSAGVLEEGTVRRSDLGTPQGGVISPLLANIYLNYFDQLWEKHGKGIGELTRYADDFVVVCKTKKDAEHAYKLIRTIMERLELTLHPTKTRIVGLWTGNEGFDFLGMHHRKTKAETSQGKVYYTTQQWLTQKAEERIREVVKERLAPPSMRSRSFEEHVEWLNPKIQGWRNYYYTNYSQKKLAKLDWYILGRLTRWYAKKRQRKRWIGSLSEVKYIALQHGLKTLL